From the Streptomyces pluripotens genome, one window contains:
- a CDS encoding Clp protease N-terminal domain-containing protein — MTFERFTVKARQAVVAAQEQARKLKHDHIGTEHVLLGLLDVPDGTAAKVLHRLGYDKEAARADITAVVKPGTKELSGHIPFAPGAKKTLELALREARQLHHNDIGTEHILLALVSEGEGVGAQVLAERIDPIDKIRAAVLTSSEGSQDVTAGPWPAGTPATEDTVFTASALAGGAPVGSHHLLEAMLRAENSMASRVLRELGVDPDAVAAKIDELDPETTTDANPEETAARKMEIRLVDDEVHLILRDPTTITLAKKVTELSDSPIRGVGPVVGMFVPLWRSTNQLLLQLQRILEPEPEEEDGAAENKVAKAVRTVLAPRLRR, encoded by the coding sequence ATGACTTTCGAGAGGTTCACGGTGAAGGCCCGCCAGGCGGTCGTAGCGGCCCAGGAGCAGGCAAGGAAGCTCAAGCACGACCACATCGGCACGGAGCACGTCCTGTTGGGGCTGCTCGACGTGCCGGACGGCACGGCGGCGAAAGTGCTGCACCGGCTCGGATACGACAAGGAGGCGGCGCGGGCCGACATCACCGCGGTGGTCAAGCCCGGCACGAAGGAGCTGAGCGGCCACATCCCCTTCGCGCCGGGCGCGAAGAAGACACTGGAACTCGCCCTGCGCGAGGCGCGGCAGCTGCACCACAACGACATCGGTACGGAACACATCCTGCTCGCCCTGGTCAGCGAAGGTGAGGGCGTCGGCGCGCAGGTGCTCGCCGAGCGGATCGATCCGATCGACAAGATCCGTGCCGCGGTACTCACGTCGTCGGAGGGATCACAGGACGTCACGGCTGGCCCATGGCCGGCCGGCACACCCGCCACCGAGGACACGGTGTTCACCGCCAGCGCGCTGGCTGGTGGCGCACCGGTCGGCAGCCATCACCTGCTGGAGGCGATGCTGCGGGCGGAGAACAGCATGGCGTCCAGGGTGCTGCGCGAACTCGGGGTCGACCCGGACGCGGTCGCCGCCAAGATCGACGAACTGGATCCGGAGACGACCACGGACGCGAACCCGGAGGAGACCGCCGCGCGAAAGATGGAAATCCGGCTGGTCGACGACGAGGTGCACCTGATCCTGCGGGACCCGACGACGATCACGCTTGCCAAGAAGGTCACGGAGCTGTCCGACAGTCCGATCCGGGGCGTCGGGCCGGTGGTCGGCATGTTCGTCCCGCTCTGGCGGTCGACGAACCAGCTGCTGCTGCAACTCCAGCGCATCCTGGAACCGGAACCCGAAGAAGAGGACGGAGCCGCCGAGAACAAGGTGGCCAAGGCCGTGCGCACGGTGCTCGCACCTCGGCTCCGCCGGTGA
- a CDS encoding S1 family peptidase codes for MRIKRTRLFAVAVGLVAVTLAGAPVAGAADAPARDAARLARVSDGVTQAAVDGTAWYVDQASGHVVVTADSTVGKAGITRIEKAAGNDPGAVEIRRVGGVFRPLLGAGDAIYGGQYRCSLGFNVVGGGTYSFLTAGHCGKVAKTWYTDPSHSTLIGPTVAHDFPGNDYALVRYDNTALRHPGGYTAADAYVGENVKRTGSTSGTHGGTVTALNVSVRYQSGGTVRGMIQTDVCAEPGDSGGPLYDGTKALGLTSGGSGDCTTGGTTFYQPVSEALSAYGVSLY; via the coding sequence GTGAGGATCAAGCGCACCCGACTGTTCGCCGTCGCCGTGGGTCTGGTCGCCGTGACCCTGGCGGGGGCACCCGTTGCCGGGGCCGCCGACGCCCCCGCCCGGGACGCTGCGCGGCTGGCCCGCGTTTCGGATGGTGTCACCCAGGCCGCGGTCGACGGCACCGCCTGGTATGTGGACCAGGCGTCCGGGCACGTCGTCGTCACCGCCGACAGCACGGTCGGCAAGGCGGGGATCACCCGCATCGAGAAGGCCGCGGGCAACGACCCGGGTGCCGTGGAAATCCGCCGCGTCGGTGGCGTGTTCCGACCCCTCCTGGGCGCCGGCGACGCCATCTACGGCGGCCAGTACCGCTGTTCGCTCGGCTTCAATGTGGTGGGCGGCGGCACCTACTCCTTCCTCACTGCCGGCCACTGCGGCAAGGTCGCCAAGACCTGGTACACCGACCCGTCCCACTCCACGCTCATCGGTCCGACCGTCGCCCATGACTTCCCCGGAAACGACTACGCGCTGGTCCGTTACGACAACACCGCCCTCCGCCACCCAGGGGGTTACACCGCCGCAGACGCCTACGTGGGCGAGAACGTCAAGCGCACCGGCTCCACCTCCGGCACCCATGGAGGCACCGTTACGGCTCTGAACGTCAGCGTCCGCTACCAGAGCGGCGGTACGGTCAGGGGCATGATCCAGACCGACGTCTGCGCCGAGCCCGGGGACTCCGGCGGGCCCCTCTACGACGGGACGAAGGCCCTCGGCCTCACCTCCGGTGGCAGCGGCGACTGCACCACTGGCGGGACGACGTTCTACCAGCCCGTGTCTGAGGCGCTGAGCGCGTACGGCGTCAGCCTCTACTGA
- a CDS encoding ABC transporter permease, producing MKRTAEAASPHPSLRAELKDAVTPRATLLVIGVIALQLLFIASYVGALHHPEPRNVPFAVVAPQPAATQAVARLEQLPGTPLAPRTVADEATARGQILNRDIDGALLVDPRGTTDTLLVATGGGTALATSLKNLVTAVEQSGHRTTRVVDVAPTAATDFNGLSSFYLVVGWCVGGYLCASILAISTGARPANPRRALIRLAVMAVVAITGGLGGAVIVGPILGALPGSVSAYWGLGALITFAVGAATLALQGVFGIIGIGLAILLVVIAGNPSAGGAFPFPLLPPFWQAIGPALPPGAGTWAARSIAYFKGNAVTSSLLVLSAWALAGVAMTLLTAGLRVRREEERNGDRPTAAAGVMSTGNRAAPPRDRSEAAPDGTATGTVREG from the coding sequence ATGAAACGGACAGCCGAGGCGGCCTCGCCCCACCCCTCCCTCCGCGCCGAACTGAAGGACGCCGTGACCCCCCGGGCAACGCTCCTCGTCATCGGTGTGATCGCCCTCCAGCTGCTGTTCATCGCCTCCTACGTGGGCGCCCTGCACCACCCGGAACCCAGGAATGTCCCCTTCGCGGTCGTCGCACCCCAGCCCGCGGCCACCCAGGCGGTGGCCCGGCTGGAGCAGCTGCCCGGTACCCCCCTGGCCCCCCGCACGGTGGCCGACGAGGCGACCGCACGCGGCCAGATCCTGAACCGGGACATCGACGGCGCCCTGCTGGTCGATCCGCGCGGCACCACCGACACCCTGTTGGTCGCCACCGGTGGCGGCACCGCCCTCGCCACTTCCCTGAAGAACCTCGTCACTGCCGTGGAACAGTCCGGACACCGCACCACCCGGGTGGTAGACGTGGCCCCCACCGCGGCCACGGACTTCAACGGCCTGTCGTCCTTCTACCTGGTCGTCGGCTGGTGCGTGGGGGGCTATCTGTGCGCATCGATCCTCGCGATCAGCACCGGCGCCCGCCCCGCCAACCCCCGGCGGGCACTCATCAGACTGGCCGTGATGGCCGTGGTGGCGATCACCGGCGGACTGGGCGGCGCGGTGATCGTGGGGCCGATCCTGGGCGCCCTGCCCGGCAGTGTGTCCGCCTACTGGGGCCTGGGCGCACTGATCACCTTTGCCGTCGGCGCGGCCACGCTCGCACTCCAAGGCGTCTTCGGCATCATCGGCATCGGCCTGGCGATCCTGCTCGTGGTGATCGCGGGCAACCCGAGCGCGGGCGGTGCCTTCCCCTTCCCCCTGTTGCCCCCGTTCTGGCAGGCGATCGGTCCGGCCCTGCCACCGGGCGCGGGTACCTGGGCAGCCCGCTCGATCGCGTACTTCAAGGGCAACGCCGTCACCAGCTCGCTCCTGGTGCTGTCGGCGTGGGCACTGGCCGGCGTCGCGATGACACTGTTGACGGCCGGTCTCCGCGTACGGCGGGAAGAGGAACGCAACGGGGACCGTCCAACCGCAGCCGCCGGCGTGATGAGCACGGGGAACCGCGCGGCCCCGCCCCGTGACCGGAGCGAGGCCGCACCCGACGGGACCGCCACGGGAACCGTCAGGGAAGGGTGA
- a CDS encoding S1 family peptidase, translating into MRIKRTTPRSGTTRRTRLIAVATGFLAAAAFAAPTANAAVAHPFSTAQLTRASRSVLNADIPGTAWAVDSKSNRVVVTVDSSVSKAGIARIRKQAGSNAGALTIKHTPGRFSKLITGGDAIYGGQYRCSLGFNVRSGSTYYFLTAGHCGEVASTWYSDSRHHTVLGTNVGYSFPGNDFALVRYTNSSIAHPSAVGGQSITRAATPRVGQTVYRRGSTTGTHGGRVTALNATVNYGSGDIVRGLIQTTVCAEGGDSGGPLYYGTTAYGLTSGGSGNCSSGGTTFFQPVTEALSYYGVTLP; encoded by the coding sequence GTGAGGATCAAGCGCACCACTCCCCGCAGCGGTACGACGAGACGGACCCGGCTGATCGCCGTGGCCACCGGCTTCTTGGCCGCAGCCGCGTTCGCCGCCCCCACCGCGAACGCCGCCGTCGCCCACCCGTTCAGCACCGCCCAGCTCACCAGGGCGAGCCGCTCCGTCCTGAACGCGGACATACCCGGCACGGCATGGGCGGTCGACAGCAAGAGCAACCGCGTCGTCGTCACCGTCGACAGCTCGGTCTCCAAGGCCGGGATCGCCAGGATCAGAAAGCAGGCCGGCAGCAATGCGGGCGCGCTCACCATCAAGCACACACCCGGCAGGTTCAGCAAACTGATCACCGGCGGCGACGCCATCTACGGCGGCCAGTACCGCTGCTCGCTCGGGTTCAACGTGCGCAGCGGCAGCACGTACTACTTCCTGACCGCCGGGCACTGCGGCGAGGTCGCCTCCACCTGGTACAGCGACTCCAGACACCACACGGTGCTGGGCACCAACGTCGGATACAGCTTCCCGGGCAACGACTTCGCGCTGGTGCGGTACACCAACTCCTCCATCGCGCATCCCAGTGCGGTGGGTGGCCAGTCCATCACCAGGGCGGCCACGCCCCGGGTGGGCCAGACCGTCTACCGGCGCGGCTCCACCACCGGTACGCACGGCGGCCGGGTCACCGCGTTGAACGCCACCGTCAACTACGGCAGCGGCGACATCGTGCGCGGGCTGATCCAGACCACGGTCTGCGCCGAGGGCGGTGACAGCGGTGGTCCGCTGTACTACGGAACCACGGCCTACGGTCTGACGTCCGGTGGCAGTGGCAACTGCTCCTCGGGTGGCACGACCTTCTTCCAACCGGTGACCGAGGCGTTGAGCTACTACGGGGTCACCCTTCCCTGA
- a CDS encoding DNA polymerase III subunit alpha, with the protein MPGFTHLHTVSGFSLKYGASHPERLAERASERGMDALALADRDSLAGTVRFAKACARAGVRPLFGVNLAVEASEPVRREGVPTVRAEPRAPERRRTPVRGGAFVDESAPRVTFLAQDGARGWADLCRIVTAAHAGEGSPLLPWSGNRGDGLVVLLGPGSDVGRALTAGRFDRAVELLTPWREVYGDALRLEAVWHGRTGTGPGSLRLAARTVGFAAEQCVRPVLSNAVRYADPGLGPVADVLDAARRLVPVDPRGELDSGAAWLKDPPAMRRIAERVVEAAGYRRDTAHRLLEQTATTAAECRVDPERDLGIGTVHFPEPHLVGAGRRTAQRALASRVVAGMVRLGYGARRVYWERMHRELDIIAHHGFASYFLTVAQIVADVREMGIRVAARGSGAGSLVNHLLGIAHADPVEHGLLMERFLSKERVVLPDIDIDVESARRLEVYRAIIDRFGAERVATVSMPETYRVRHAVRDVGAALSMDPADIDRIAKSFPHIRARDARAALEELPELKELAEEFQRNGARYGGLWELVEALDALPRGIAMHPCGVLLSDASLLARTPVVPTSGEGLPMSQFDKEDVEDLGLLKLDVLGVRMQSAMAHAVAEVERVTGERVDLDALPPGDSATYRLIRSAETLGCFQIESPGQRDLVGRLQPSTFHDLVVDISLFRPGPVAADMVRPFIEARHGRAPVRYPHPHLEEALRGTYGVVVFHEQVIDIIAVMTGCGRGEADRVRRGLSDPESQGRIKVWFTQAAAAGGYSAEAIRCTWGIIEAFGSYGFCKAHAVAFAVPTYQSAWLKAHHPAAFYAGLLTHDPGMYPKRLLLADARRRGVPILPLDVNVSGVTHKIELVSESPAVWGLRLALCDVHGISAAEAKRIEGGQPYSSLLDFWERARPSRPLAGRLAQVGALDAFGANRRDLQLHLTELHRGARRGGGQLPLAGGRKTAPAGLPALTSAEQLSAELGVLSMDASRNLMDDHQEFLKELGVVFARRLREVRHGETVLVAGAKAATQTPPILHRTKSSPYGEATAREPQRIIFVTLDDSTGLIDLAFFSDSQADCAHTIFHSWLLLVRGKVQRRGPRSLSVVGSAAWDLMELAELRRSGDLDAVADRLAERQERPDPEARKPGRTIQVANGVEMDPWADLRPAGGASMEGRKFWHSSPGSAG; encoded by the coding sequence GTGCCGGGCTTCACGCATCTACACACCGTCTCCGGGTTCTCCCTGAAATACGGGGCGTCCCATCCGGAGCGGCTGGCCGAGCGCGCCTCGGAGCGGGGTATGGACGCCCTCGCCCTCGCCGACCGTGACTCTCTCGCCGGTACGGTCCGCTTTGCCAAGGCCTGCGCCAGAGCGGGCGTGCGCCCGCTGTTCGGGGTGAACCTTGCGGTGGAGGCGTCGGAGCCGGTGCGGCGGGAGGGGGTGCCTACTGTCCGGGCGGAGCCGCGAGCCCCGGAGAGGCGTCGCACCCCGGTGCGGGGCGGTGCCTTCGTGGACGAGTCGGCGCCCCGGGTGACCTTCCTCGCCCAGGACGGTGCGCGGGGGTGGGCCGACTTGTGCCGGATCGTCACTGCGGCGCATGCGGGCGAGGGCAGTCCACTGCTGCCCTGGTCCGGCAATCGGGGTGATGGTCTCGTCGTGCTGCTCGGCCCCGGCTCCGACGTGGGCCGCGCGCTCACCGCGGGACGTTTCGACCGGGCTGTGGAACTCCTCACCCCATGGCGCGAGGTCTACGGGGATGCGCTGCGCCTGGAGGCGGTCTGGCACGGTCGCACGGGCACGGGGCCCGGCTCCCTGCGGCTGGCCGCCCGTACCGTCGGCTTCGCCGCCGAGCAGTGCGTCCGGCCCGTGCTCAGCAATGCCGTCCGGTACGCCGATCCGGGGCTGGGGCCGGTCGCCGACGTGCTGGACGCCGCCCGCCGCCTGGTCCCGGTCGACCCGCGCGGAGAGCTGGACTCCGGCGCGGCCTGGCTGAAGGACCCACCGGCCATGCGGCGGATCGCCGAGCGAGTGGTGGAGGCGGCGGGCTACCGGCGTGACACCGCCCACCGACTGCTGGAGCAGACCGCTACCACGGCCGCGGAGTGCCGGGTCGACCCCGAGCGCGACCTCGGTATCGGCACCGTCCACTTCCCCGAGCCGCACCTCGTCGGCGCCGGCCGCCGTACTGCCCAGCGGGCGCTCGCCTCGCGGGTGGTGGCGGGGATGGTGCGGCTCGGCTACGGCGCCAGGCGCGTCTACTGGGAGCGGATGCACCGCGAGCTGGACATCATCGCCCACCACGGCTTCGCCTCCTATTTCCTGACGGTAGCTCAGATAGTCGCCGACGTGCGAGAGATGGGGATCCGGGTGGCCGCGCGCGGTTCCGGCGCCGGCTCCCTCGTCAATCACCTGCTCGGGATCGCGCATGCCGATCCGGTCGAGCACGGACTGCTGATGGAGCGCTTCCTGTCCAAGGAGCGGGTCGTGCTGCCGGACATCGACATCGACGTGGAGTCCGCGCGCCGTCTCGAGGTGTACCGGGCGATCATCGACCGGTTCGGTGCGGAGCGGGTCGCCACCGTCTCGATGCCGGAGACCTACCGGGTCCGGCACGCCGTCCGGGACGTGGGGGCCGCCCTGTCCATGGATCCGGCGGACATCGACCGGATCGCCAAGTCCTTTCCGCACATCCGGGCGCGAGATGCCCGTGCAGCACTGGAGGAGCTGCCCGAACTGAAGGAATTGGCCGAGGAGTTTCAGCGGAACGGCGCGCGGTACGGCGGGCTGTGGGAACTGGTCGAGGCGCTCGACGCCCTGCCGCGCGGGATCGCCATGCATCCGTGCGGGGTGCTGCTCTCCGACGCCTCCCTGCTCGCCCGTACGCCGGTGGTGCCGACCAGCGGCGAGGGACTTCCCATGTCGCAGTTCGACAAGGAGGACGTGGAGGACCTCGGGCTGCTCAAGCTGGACGTGCTGGGGGTGCGGATGCAGTCGGCGATGGCGCACGCGGTCGCCGAGGTGGAGCGGGTGACAGGGGAGCGGGTCGACCTGGATGCGCTGCCGCCGGGTGACTCGGCGACGTACCGGCTCATCCGGTCCGCCGAGACGTTGGGCTGCTTCCAGATCGAGTCGCCGGGCCAGCGCGACCTGGTGGGACGGTTGCAGCCGAGCACCTTTCACGACCTGGTCGTCGACATTTCGCTGTTCCGGCCCGGCCCGGTCGCTGCCGATATGGTGCGGCCGTTCATCGAGGCGCGGCATGGACGGGCGCCGGTGCGGTATCCGCACCCGCACTTGGAGGAGGCGTTGAGGGGGACCTACGGGGTCGTGGTCTTCCACGAGCAGGTCATCGACATCATCGCCGTTATGACCGGCTGCGGTCGCGGCGAGGCCGATCGGGTGCGGCGCGGGCTGTCGGACCCGGAGTCGCAGGGGCGGATCAAGGTCTGGTTCACGCAGGCTGCAGCGGCGGGAGGCTACAGCGCAGAAGCGATTCGGTGCACCTGGGGGATCATTGAGGCGTTCGGGTCGTACGGCTTCTGCAAGGCGCACGCGGTCGCCTTCGCCGTGCCGACGTACCAGTCGGCGTGGCTGAAGGCCCATCACCCAGCTGCTTTCTATGCCGGGTTGCTCACCCATGACCCCGGGATGTACCCGAAGCGGCTGCTGCTGGCGGACGCGCGGCGGCGCGGGGTGCCGATCCTGCCCCTGGACGTGAACGTCTCCGGAGTGACCCACAAGATCGAACTGGTGTCCGAATCTCCCGCGGTGTGGGGGTTGCGGCTCGCCCTCTGCGACGTGCACGGCATCAGCGCAGCCGAGGCGAAGCGGATCGAGGGCGGCCAGCCGTACTCCTCGCTACTGGACTTCTGGGAGCGGGCCCGACCGAGCCGGCCGCTCGCCGGACGGCTCGCCCAGGTGGGTGCGCTGGACGCCTTCGGCGCCAACCGGCGCGACCTGCAACTGCATCTGACCGAGCTGCACCGGGGTGCCCGACGCGGTGGCGGACAACTTCCCTTGGCGGGAGGCAGGAAGACCGCACCGGCGGGACTGCCGGCTCTGACATCGGCGGAGCAGCTCAGCGCCGAGTTGGGCGTGCTGTCCATGGACGCCTCACGCAATCTGATGGACGATCACCAGGAGTTCCTGAAGGAGCTGGGCGTGGTCTTCGCACGTCGGTTGCGCGAGGTCCGGCACGGTGAGACCGTGCTGGTCGCGGGAGCCAAGGCGGCCACCCAGACCCCGCCGATCCTTCACCGCACCAAGTCAAGCCCGTACGGGGAGGCGACCGCGCGGGAGCCGCAGCGGATCATCTTCGTCACCCTCGACGACTCGACCGGCCTGATAGACCTGGCTTTCTTCAGCGACAGTCAGGCCGACTGCGCGCACACGATCTTTCACAGCTGGCTGCTGCTGGTCCGTGGGAAAGTCCAACGCCGCGGGCCACGTTCGCTCAGTGTTGTCGGCTCTGCCGCGTGGGATCTGATGGAACTGGCGGAGTTGCGCCGGTCCGGAGACCTCGATGCTGTGGCGGATCGATTGGCGGAGCGTCAGGAGCGCCCTGACCCTGAGGCGAGAAAGCCTGGTCGAACAATTCAAGTGGCCAACGGCGTCGAAATGGATCCATGGGCGGATCTGAGGCCCGCTGGTGGTGCCTCTATGGAAGGCCGCAAGTTCTGGCACTCCAGTCCTGGAAGCGCAGGGTGA